The genomic DNA CAAGCGCCTTGAGGCTGAAGGCAACAAAGCGCGCGTGCTGCAGCGCACGATTGGCGACACCATCCGCCTGCGCGAAGAATGGAAAAAGGCTCACGACACCGGCGCTGCCGGTGCGTCCAAATTACTCAGCCGTTTGAACTCGAACCTCGACAGCCTGAAAAAGCAGGGGGTCGAGGTCGGCCGGCTGGAAAAAGCCTATCGCTCGATGGGGCAGACGGCCAACAAAGCCGAGCTGAAAGCCAAGGGTCATCAGCAGATCGATTCTGGCGTAAAGGGCATGAAGGGCGCCGTCGGTGCTGCGGTCGTCGGTGTCGGTGCCATGGCGGTACCGGCCAAGGTCAGCGCTGATTTTGGCGCCATTGTGCGAGACATCGCGATCAAGGCCGGCATTGCCAACAAGCCGCAAGAGCAGGAGATGTCGCGCAAGATCATCGACACTTCACGCGACACCGGCATGGCGCGCAACGATGTGGCCGACGTGGTCAATCAGTTGGTCGGCGCCGGTATGGATCTGAGCAAGGCGCTGGAGTACGCGCCTGTCGCGGCCAAGTTTGTCGTGGGGCAGGGATCTAGCGGCGTCGACACGGCCAAAATGATCAATGCCCTGGGGCAGAACGCCAAGATCGCCGACCCCAAGCAGATGCAGCAGGCGCTGGAGGCGATCGCTTACCAAGGGCAGGCGGGCAGCTTTGAAGCGGCCGACATGGCCAAGTGGTTTCCGGAGCTGTTGGCCAACATGGCCAGCAACGGCATCACTGGCTTGGATGCGGTGACGCAATTGGGCGCGATGCTGCAGGTGCAGATGAAGCAGGCTGGCAGCTCGGACGAAGCGGCCAACAACCTGAAAAACTGGATGGGCAAAATCGGTTCGACCGATACGGTCAAGGCTTACGAAAAAGCCGGGATTGATTACAAGGGATCGATGCAGACCGGTTTGCAAAACGGTATGTCGACGCTTGAGACCAGCATGGCGCTGGCTCAGAAATACATTCAGGCGACCGATCCTAAGCGCGCGGCGGCCATGGCCGAAGCGATGTCAAAAATCAGCAAGGAAGCCAATCCAGAAAAGGCCAAGGCCATGATGGCCTCGCTGGAAGAATCCTTGCGCACCGGTGATCTGTTCGCCGACATGCAGGTCAAGGCGGCGCTGTCGGCCTACATGCAGAACAAGGCGCTGTACAGCCAGCTCAAAAACGATTCGCGCGAAGCGACCGGGATCCTCGACAAGAACCTCGCCGAGCGGCGCGAGTCGTCATCGCAGAAATGGGCGGAGATGGCCCAGTCGATGGATGACGCCATGCGCAGCATCGGCGATGCCCTGCGACCTGTGACAGACGTCGTCGCAGAGTCGTTGACCAAGGTTACTAAAGGCATCACGTCGCTGACGGATAGCGCGCCCGGGGTGGTTGCCGGTATCGCCACGGTCGGGGCGGGGCTGATCGCCTTAAAAGGTATCTTCAACACGATCAAGATCAGCAAGGGGCTGCTAAACCTTGCGCGTGGGGCGCGCGGTGGCAGGAATGGGAGCGAAGCCCCAAATAAGGACCCCGGAGAACTTGATCTGGTAGCGACTGGCCTAGATGTTGTTTCGCGGGTGAAGGAAGCGGCAACAGGCGGTGGCCTTGGTGCAGAAAGTGGTTCAGGTAACGACGGCGTCAAGAAGGTTTTCGTCGTCAATGCCGGCGCCATGGGTGGCGGTGTGGATGTGTCGGGCGAATCGCGCCGATGTGGACGTGGGTCAAGGCGCAGCGCTCGGCGCCGGTCGTTGCCGAGTTCGAGGGGGCCTCGCCCGTCTGTGCCTCGTCCCCCTGTTTCGATCCCATCGCCATCAGTCCCTTCCGTTCAAAGTGGGGCATTGTCCAAGCTCGGCGTCGTCGCAGGAACCGTCGGTAAGGTCGGCAAGGCGGCCAAGGTCATACCTGGCGGAACGCTGCTGGAATCCGGCGCGATGGCTTTTGAAACCTTTCAAA from Pseudomonas baetica includes the following:
- a CDS encoding phage tail tape measure protein codes for the protein MANKLALGLVIGGAVSSTVGAAFKDVTGRIKRLEAEGNKARVLQRTIGDTIRLREEWKKAHDTGAAGASKLLSRLNSNLDSLKKQGVEVGRLEKAYRSMGQTANKAELKAKGHQQIDSGVKGMKGAVGAAVVGVGAMAVPAKVSADFGAIVRDIAIKAGIANKPQEQEMSRKIIDTSRDTGMARNDVADVVNQLVGAGMDLSKALEYAPVAAKFVVGQGSSGVDTAKMINALGQNAKIADPKQMQQALEAIAYQGQAGSFEAADMAKWFPELLANMASNGITGLDAVTQLGAMLQVQMKQAGSSDEAANNLKNWMGKIGSTDTVKAYEKAGIDYKGSMQTGLQNGMSTLETSMALAQKYIQATDPKRAAAMAEAMSKISKEANPEKAKAMMASLEESLRTGDLFADMQVKAALSAYMQNKALYSQLKNDSREATGILDKNLAERRESSSQKWAEMAQSMDDAMRSIGDALRPVTDVVAESLTKVTKGITSLTDSAPGVVAGIATVGAGLIALKGIFNTIKISKGLLNLARGARGGRNGSEAPNKDPGELDLVATGLDVVSRVKEAATGGGLGAESGSGNDGVKKVFVVNAGAMGGGVDVSGESRRCGRGSRRSARRRSLPSSRGPRPSVPRPPVSIPSPSVPSVQSGALSKLGVVAGTVGKVGKAAKVIPGGTLLESGAMAFETFQNAKTKDEKAEGYGAAAGNLAGTMAGAAAGAAIGSVVPIIGTAIGGMIGAYLGSQGGAALGGSLGKSLFGGEDEKPEQMAKAPAPATPLMMASAGQQGPALGDVARSMAVTAPLKSAALAIQPKEPAKPEPAKVDQKFEYSLSMPVTVEGDVKDPQRLAQDLMPHMQRMMADAAKTNAAKLYDEPHV